A window from Streptomyces sp. NBC_00299 encodes these proteins:
- the tig gene encoding trigger factor, whose translation MKSAVETLNPTRVRLTVEVPFEELKDSLDAAYKKINQQVTVKGFRKGKIPARVIDQRFGRGAVLEEAVNDALPKFYTEAVNEADLNVLGQPEVDITELKDGETLNFTAEVDIRPTIEIPDYSGIEVEVDAVEVTDEDVEKSVEQLRERFASTSPVERAAEDGDVVTIDLQAKVDDEVLEDGVAEGVSYTIGSGELLDGIDDAVKGLEAGAEATFASELKGGSAAGKEAEVTVKVTQVAARELPELDDEFAQLASEFDTLDELKADSRKRLENMKQYDQATQAQERVLEKLLELVEVPVPEKLLEDEINTRKHNLEHHQLGQMGLDLEKYLEIQGKTVEEFDAETKEAAVKGIKTQFVLDELVKQEKLNVNQEELTEHLMRRAASSGMSPDQFAQAVVEGGQVPLLVGEVARGKALAVVVEKAVVKDTNGEVIDLDDEDETEQATETVEAAEGTADAADEEKSEG comes from the coding sequence GTGAAGAGCGCCGTGGAGACCCTGAACCCGACTCGGGTTCGGCTCACTGTCGAGGTGCCCTTCGAGGAGCTCAAGGACAGCCTCGACGCGGCGTACAAGAAGATCAACCAGCAGGTCACGGTGAAGGGCTTCCGCAAGGGCAAGATCCCGGCGCGCGTCATCGACCAGCGGTTCGGCCGTGGCGCCGTGCTGGAGGAGGCCGTCAACGACGCGCTGCCGAAGTTCTACACCGAGGCGGTCAACGAGGCCGACCTCAACGTCCTGGGCCAGCCCGAGGTCGACATCACCGAGCTGAAGGACGGCGAGACGCTGAACTTCACCGCCGAGGTCGACATCCGCCCGACCATCGAGATCCCGGACTACTCCGGCATCGAGGTCGAGGTCGACGCCGTCGAGGTCACCGACGAGGACGTCGAGAAGTCGGTCGAGCAGCTCCGTGAGCGCTTCGCCTCCACCTCCCCGGTCGAGCGTGCCGCCGAGGACGGCGACGTCGTCACGATCGACCTGCAGGCCAAGGTCGACGACGAGGTCCTGGAGGACGGCGTCGCCGAGGGCGTCTCCTACACCATCGGCTCCGGTGAGCTGCTGGACGGCATCGACGACGCCGTGAAGGGCCTCGAGGCCGGTGCCGAGGCCACCTTCGCCTCGGAGCTCAAGGGCGGCTCGGCGGCGGGCAAGGAGGCCGAGGTCACCGTCAAGGTCACCCAGGTCGCCGCCCGCGAACTGCCCGAGCTGGACGACGAGTTCGCGCAGCTCGCCTCCGAGTTCGACACCCTGGACGAGCTCAAGGCCGACAGCCGCAAGCGCCTCGAGAACATGAAGCAGTACGACCAGGCCACGCAGGCCCAGGAGCGCGTCCTGGAGAAGCTGCTGGAGCTCGTCGAGGTGCCCGTCCCCGAGAAGCTCCTCGAGGACGAGATCAACACCCGTAAGCACAACCTCGAGCACCACCAGCTCGGCCAGATGGGTCTCGACCTCGAGAAGTACCTCGAGATCCAGGGCAAGACGGTCGAGGAGTTCGACGCCGAGACCAAGGAAGCCGCGGTCAAGGGCATCAAGACGCAGTTCGTCCTCGACGAGCTCGTCAAGCAGGAGAAGCTGAACGTCAACCAGGAGGAGCTCACCGAGCACCTCATGCGCCGCGCCGCCTCCTCCGGCATGTCCCCCGACCAGTTCGCCCAGGCGGTCGTCGAGGGCGGCCAGGTTCCGCTCCTGGTCGGCGAGGTCGCCCGCGGCAAGGCCCTGGCCGTCGTCGTCGAGAAGGCCGTGGTCAAGGACACCAACGGCGAGGTCATCGACCTGGACGACGAGGACGAGACCGAGCAGGCCACGGAGACGGTGGAGGCCGCCGAGGGCACCGCCGACGCCGCCGACGAGGAGAAGTCCGAGGGCTGA